The following are encoded together in the Geobacter sulfurreducens PCA genome:
- the lpxA gene encoding acyl-ACP--UDP-N-acetylglucosamine O-acyltransferase, giving the protein MITNIHPTAHISPSATIADGAEIGPNVIVGDHSSIGAGTRVMANAVIGPWTQIGENNVIHFGAIVGHDPQDFGYKGEESWTIVGNGNVIREYVTIHRGNRPGTKTMIGSNNLFMAHSHVAHNCELGSNIILVNGALLAGHVVVEDRVIISGNSVVHQFCRIGTFAMMRGLSRSSRDVPPFCIMDDTHTVKALNLVGLKRNGFDQSRIRALKNAFKLLFLSGLNMQNALAEVERSLHITDDVRYLIDFIKSAKRGVCFGRGLIVDVEDKE; this is encoded by the coding sequence ATGATTACTAACATTCATCCGACTGCCCACATAAGCCCCTCCGCCACCATTGCCGACGGCGCGGAAATCGGCCCCAACGTCATCGTGGGAGATCACTCCTCCATCGGCGCCGGCACCAGGGTGATGGCCAACGCCGTTATCGGTCCCTGGACGCAGATCGGCGAGAACAATGTCATTCACTTCGGCGCCATCGTCGGTCACGACCCCCAGGACTTCGGCTACAAGGGGGAGGAGAGCTGGACTATCGTCGGCAACGGCAACGTGATTCGCGAGTATGTCACCATTCACCGGGGTAACCGGCCGGGGACGAAAACGATGATCGGCAGCAATAACCTGTTCATGGCCCATTCCCACGTGGCCCACAACTGTGAGCTGGGGAGCAATATCATCCTGGTGAACGGCGCCCTCCTGGCCGGACACGTGGTGGTGGAAGACCGGGTCATCATTTCCGGTAACAGTGTGGTGCACCAGTTCTGCCGCATCGGCACCTTTGCCATGATGCGGGGGCTGTCCCGCTCGTCCCGCGACGTGCCTCCCTTCTGCATCATGGACGACACCCATACGGTGAAGGCGCTGAACCTGGTTGGCCTCAAGCGCAACGGTTTCGACCAGTCCCGCATCCGGGCGCTCAAGAACGCCTTCAAGCTCCTGTTCCTCTCGGGTCTCAACATGCAGAATGCCCTGGCAGAGGTGGAGCGCTCCCTCCACATCACCGATGATGTCCGCTACCTCATTGACTTCATCAAGTCGGCCAAGCGCGGCGTCTGTTTCGGTCGCGGCCTGATCGTGGATGTGGAGGATAAAGAGTAG
- a CDS encoding PaaI family thioesterase — protein sequence MQVIDDGRCFICGKDNPIGLKAEFVTDPHERRAETRVRIPEVFQGWQGVTHGGIISALLDEICAQACMASGLQIVTSELRLRYREPVPTGSEITVIGQVTGERRRLVDVKGWVELDGRVMAEAEVTMFRVG from the coding sequence ATGCAAGTCATCGACGACGGCCGCTGCTTCATCTGCGGCAAGGACAACCCCATCGGACTCAAGGCGGAATTCGTCACCGACCCTCACGAGCGGCGCGCCGAGACGCGCGTTCGAATCCCGGAGGTCTTCCAGGGATGGCAGGGGGTGACCCACGGCGGCATCATCTCGGCCCTGCTGGACGAGATCTGCGCGCAAGCCTGCATGGCGAGCGGACTCCAGATAGTGACCAGCGAGCTGCGCCTCCGCTACCGCGAACCGGTACCCACCGGATCAGAGATAACGGTAATCGGTCAGGTGACGGGCGAACGGCGCCGCCTGGTGGATGTGAAGGGGTGGGTCGAACTGGACGGACGGGTCATGGCCGAGGCCGAAGTGACCATGTTCCGGGTGGGGTAA
- a CDS encoding SAP domain-containing protein — translation MNMQQVKEIAKQRGIKAGSMKKAELVRAIQSDEGNEACYGTNRADSCGQDSCLWRDDCN, via the coding sequence ATGAACATGCAGCAAGTCAAAGAGATTGCCAAGCAGCGAGGGATCAAGGCCGGTTCCATGAAAAAGGCGGAACTCGTCCGTGCAATCCAGTCGGATGAGGGGAACGAAGCGTGTTACGGGACCAACCGCGCCGACTCGTGCGGGCAGGATAGCTGTCTCTGGCGCGACGACTGTAACTGA
- the dnaB gene encoding replicative DNA helicase — protein sequence MSAVDLRKVPPQSIEAEMSILGGVLLDNEAINRCLELIEADDFYRESHRKIFRAMIDLSNRSEPCDLITLTDMLKRKGELEEVGGGAYLATLVDYVPTAANIAYYCRIVKEKSVTRRLITAATDIVTRGYDEETTVDELLDGAQKTIFEISENKLRPAFTPVGTILKDTFKRIETLYEKKEHVTGVPTGFYDLDKMTAGFQPGDLIIIAGRPSMGKTAFSLNIAQYAAAHADPPLPVAVFSLEMSKESLVMRLLCSESRVDASRLRTGHLVDTDWHKLTHGADKLSKARLYIDDTPAIPVLEMRAKARRLKAENGLGMIVVDYLQLMRGSSQESRQQEISEISRSLKALAKELDVPVVALSQLNRSLESRTDKRPMMSDLRESGAIEQDADVIMFVYRDAVYCDDCKKRDGSCTKGHEKDAEIIIGKQRNGPIGSVNLLFNGEFTKFENMEKHHDY from the coding sequence ATGTCCGCGGTCGATCTGAGAAAAGTTCCTCCCCAGAGCATTGAAGCCGAGATGTCGATTCTCGGCGGCGTGCTCCTCGATAACGAGGCGATCAACCGCTGTCTGGAGTTGATCGAGGCCGACGATTTCTATCGCGAGTCCCACCGCAAGATATTCCGGGCCATGATCGACCTATCCAACCGGAGCGAGCCCTGCGACCTGATCACCCTCACGGACATGCTCAAGCGCAAGGGAGAGCTGGAGGAGGTGGGGGGCGGCGCCTATCTTGCCACCCTGGTGGACTATGTCCCCACTGCCGCCAACATCGCCTACTACTGCCGGATCGTGAAGGAGAAGTCGGTAACCCGGCGCCTCATCACCGCCGCCACCGACATCGTCACCCGCGGCTATGACGAGGAGACCACGGTGGACGAGCTTCTGGACGGCGCCCAGAAGACCATCTTCGAGATTTCCGAGAACAAGCTCCGCCCTGCTTTCACCCCGGTGGGCACCATCCTCAAGGATACCTTCAAGAGAATCGAGACCCTCTACGAAAAGAAAGAGCACGTAACCGGCGTCCCCACCGGGTTCTACGACCTGGACAAGATGACCGCCGGTTTCCAGCCGGGCGATCTCATCATCATTGCCGGCCGCCCCTCCATGGGCAAGACGGCCTTTTCCCTCAATATCGCCCAGTATGCCGCGGCCCATGCCGATCCGCCCCTGCCCGTGGCCGTGTTCTCCCTGGAGATGAGCAAGGAATCCCTGGTTATGCGTCTGCTCTGCTCCGAGTCGCGGGTTGATGCCAGCCGCCTGCGGACCGGTCACCTGGTGGACACCGACTGGCACAAGCTGACCCACGGGGCCGACAAGCTTTCCAAGGCCCGGCTCTACATCGACGATACCCCGGCCATTCCGGTGCTGGAGATGCGGGCCAAGGCCCGGCGCCTCAAGGCGGAGAACGGCCTCGGCATGATCGTGGTGGACTATCTCCAGCTCATGCGCGGCTCCAGTCAGGAGTCACGCCAGCAGGAGATCTCGGAAATCTCCCGCTCCCTCAAGGCCCTGGCCAAGGAGCTGGACGTGCCGGTGGTGGCGCTCTCCCAGCTCAACCGGAGCCTGGAAAGCCGCACCGACAAGCGCCCCATGATGAGCGACCTGCGGGAATCGGGGGCCATAGAGCAGGACGCCGACGTGATCATGTTCGTGTATCGCGACGCTGTCTACTGCGATGACTGCAAGAAGCGCGACGGTTCCTGCACCAAGGGGCACGAGAAGGACGCCGAGATCATTATCGGCAAGCAGCGTAACGGCCCCATCGGCTCCGTCAACCTGCTGTTCAACGGCGAATTCACCAAGTTCGAAAATATGGAGAAGCATCATGATTACTAA
- the mutM gene encoding bifunctional DNA-formamidopyrimidine glycosylase/DNA-(apurinic or apyrimidinic site) lyase, with the protein MPELPEVETTLRGIAPHVTGRRVTAVTARAAKLRLPIPPELGERLTGRVIERVERRAKYLLLRCGDGTAIIHLGMTGTLRVAPAGSPPGKYDHLDLVLDDGRTLRFRDPRKFGLVLWTGSDPLAHPLLAQLGPEPFPPLFNGSYLFSRSRKRNAAIKLLLMDNRIVVGVGNIYANEALFRARIHPERAAGSLSEEDCATLATAVGDVLRDAIAEGDTTLHEFIATEVPSGYFRINPAVYGQTGKPCTVCGTPIARIRLGNRSTWFCPVCQK; encoded by the coding sequence ATGCCGGAGTTGCCGGAAGTGGAGACAACCCTGCGGGGGATCGCGCCCCATGTGACCGGGCGGCGGGTGACGGCGGTCACGGCCCGGGCAGCCAAGCTGCGGTTGCCGATTCCCCCCGAGTTGGGCGAGCGGCTCACCGGCAGGGTCATCGAACGGGTGGAGCGCCGGGCCAAGTATCTCCTCTTGCGCTGCGGCGACGGCACGGCCATTATCCACCTGGGGATGACCGGCACGCTCCGGGTCGCTCCGGCAGGCAGTCCGCCGGGAAAGTACGACCACCTGGACCTGGTCCTGGACGACGGCCGCACCCTCCGCTTCAGGGATCCGCGCAAATTCGGGCTCGTCCTCTGGACCGGCAGCGATCCCCTTGCCCACCCGCTACTGGCACAACTGGGGCCGGAGCCTTTCCCGCCCCTGTTCAACGGGAGCTATCTCTTCTCGCGCAGCCGGAAGCGGAATGCCGCCATCAAGCTTCTGCTCATGGACAACCGGATCGTGGTCGGCGTGGGGAACATCTACGCCAATGAGGCCCTGTTCCGGGCGCGCATCCATCCCGAACGCGCCGCGGGGTCACTCTCTGAGGAAGACTGCGCCACGTTGGCAACCGCCGTCGGGGATGTGCTGCGCGACGCCATTGCCGAAGGAGATACAACCCTCCACGAATTCATCGCGACCGAGGTTCCTTCGGGGTATTTCCGCATCAATCCGGCCGTCTACGGACAGACCGGCAAACCGTGCACGGTCTGCGGCACGCCCATCGCCCGGATCCGGCTCGGCAACCGCTCAACCTGGTTCTGCCCCGTCTGCCAGAAATGA
- a CDS encoding glycosyltransferase — translation MNVVFVHPSYPNQFTGIANALSRKRGWECAFLVDRAFTGQIRRDKPPVAYYGYGEEASPLSGTYYTRCIEEGARRGKAIVEALAHIHASTGIDAVVGHASFGATLFVREILAIPVVSYVELPGYHPAFCRDEFPGRYPQSLMDVALRSLIHSSVIHSDLCVVPSAYARDLFPPELRNKVRVRMEGFALPPPAGDREALRRELGITGNGPVIGFAGRTLEAVRGFDVFVRAVGRIRAVRPDAHFLVVGDETSIYGNEASYLGGASFKQHALRQEGMEDEEFIFRPFVPHDQFVRYLQAMDVILFPLFEGAANWGLFEAMAAGVPVIASRRCFIPEVIEDGRDGILLDAADAEGFAAAALALLEDSARAEAMSRAGRQKIARSFSVERAASGYAAIIREAIRRHGSGARNPYCGRERGICPAA, via the coding sequence ATGAACGTTGTATTCGTCCATCCTTCCTATCCGAACCAGTTCACCGGGATAGCCAACGCTCTTTCCCGGAAAAGGGGGTGGGAGTGTGCCTTTCTGGTGGATCGGGCGTTCACCGGGCAGATCCGCCGGGACAAGCCCCCTGTCGCCTACTACGGGTACGGGGAGGAGGCATCGCCCCTGTCGGGGACCTACTACACCCGCTGCATCGAGGAGGGGGCGCGCCGGGGCAAGGCCATCGTGGAGGCCCTGGCGCACATCCATGCCTCGACCGGCATCGACGCCGTGGTGGGGCACGCATCCTTCGGGGCAACCCTGTTCGTTCGGGAGATTCTCGCTATCCCTGTGGTCTCCTATGTGGAGCTGCCCGGATACCATCCGGCCTTCTGCCGGGATGAATTCCCGGGCCGGTATCCCCAGAGCCTTATGGACGTGGCCCTGCGCTCTCTTATTCATTCGAGTGTGATTCATTCGGATCTCTGCGTGGTTCCCTCCGCCTACGCCCGCGACCTGTTCCCACCAGAGCTTCGCAACAAGGTACGGGTCCGGATGGAGGGGTTTGCCCTGCCTCCCCCGGCAGGTGACCGGGAGGCTCTGCGGCGTGAACTGGGCATAACCGGGAACGGGCCGGTCATCGGCTTTGCGGGCAGGACCCTGGAGGCGGTGCGGGGCTTCGACGTGTTTGTCCGGGCCGTCGGCAGGATTCGTGCCGTCCGCCCCGACGCACACTTCCTCGTCGTTGGCGATGAGACGAGCATCTACGGCAACGAAGCATCCTACCTGGGGGGGGCCTCGTTCAAGCAGCATGCCCTCCGGCAGGAAGGAATGGAGGATGAGGAGTTCATCTTCCGGCCCTTTGTCCCCCACGACCAGTTCGTGCGCTACCTCCAGGCCATGGATGTCATCCTGTTTCCCTTGTTCGAGGGGGCGGCCAACTGGGGACTGTTCGAGGCCATGGCCGCCGGCGTGCCGGTGATTGCCTCCCGGCGCTGCTTTATCCCCGAGGTGATCGAGGACGGGCGCGACGGGATCCTGCTGGATGCCGCGGACGCAGAAGGGTTCGCGGCCGCGGCCCTGGCGCTGCTGGAAGACAGTGCCCGCGCCGAGGCCATGAGCCGGGCCGGCCGGCAGAAAATTGCCCGATCGTTCTCCGTAGAGCGGGCCGCAAGCGGCTATGCCGCCATTATTCGTGAGGCGATACGCCGTCACGGCAGCGGAGCACGAAACCCTTACTGCGGGCGGGAACGGGGCATCTGTCCTGCGGCATGA
- a CDS encoding fumarate hydratase, with the protein MSTKPFVYQDPFPLGKDETKYRKIEGSEKHVTVEQFAGKEVLRVCPEALSILANEAMRDVSFLLRPEHNESVAKILRDPEASMNDKGVALAFLRNAEISANFELPICQDTGTATVIAKKGQQVWTGGKDEEYLSKGVYKTYTEENLRYSQTVALNMYDEINTGTNLPAQVEIQAVDGDAYKFLFMAKGGGSANKTMLFQETKALLTPEKLEKFLVDKMKYLGTAACPPYHIAVVVGGCSADQCMKTVKLASAKYLDALPTQGNEHGQAFRDVELEEKLLQAAYKLGIGAQFGGKYFAHDVRVIRLPRHGASCPVGMAVSCSADRNIKAKITRDGLFVEELDRNPGRLIPEQYRGKHEHGVKIDLNRPMKEILAELSKYPVATPLLLNGTIVVGRDIAHAKFKEIIDAGKPVPEYLLNHPIYYAGPAKTPAGKPSGSFGPTTAGRMDSYVDLLQSKGASMIMIAKGNRSQQVTDACQKYGGFYLGSIGGPAAVLAEENIKKVECIDFPELGMEAVWKIEVENFPAFILVDDKGNDFFKQLGL; encoded by the coding sequence ATGTCCACCAAGCCGTTCGTCTACCAGGACCCTTTCCCCCTCGGCAAAGATGAGACGAAGTACCGCAAGATCGAGGGATCCGAGAAACATGTCACGGTCGAGCAGTTCGCCGGCAAGGAAGTGCTGCGGGTCTGCCCCGAGGCGCTTTCCATCCTCGCCAACGAGGCGATGCGCGATGTATCCTTCCTGCTGCGCCCCGAGCACAACGAGTCGGTGGCGAAGATCCTGCGCGACCCGGAAGCGTCCATGAACGACAAGGGCGTGGCCCTCGCATTCCTGCGCAACGCCGAGATCTCCGCCAACTTCGAGCTTCCCATCTGCCAGGATACCGGCACCGCCACCGTCATCGCCAAGAAGGGCCAGCAGGTCTGGACCGGCGGCAAGGATGAAGAATACCTCTCCAAGGGGGTCTACAAGACCTACACCGAGGAGAACCTCCGTTACTCCCAGACCGTTGCCCTCAACATGTACGACGAGATCAACACCGGCACCAATCTCCCGGCCCAGGTCGAGATCCAGGCCGTGGACGGCGATGCCTACAAGTTTCTCTTCATGGCCAAAGGTGGGGGCTCCGCCAACAAGACCATGCTTTTCCAGGAGACCAAGGCGCTGCTCACCCCCGAGAAGCTTGAAAAGTTCCTCGTGGACAAGATGAAGTACCTGGGCACCGCCGCCTGTCCGCCCTACCACATCGCCGTGGTCGTGGGCGGCTGCTCCGCCGACCAGTGCATGAAGACCGTCAAGCTTGCCTCGGCCAAGTACCTGGACGCACTCCCCACCCAGGGGAACGAGCACGGCCAGGCGTTCCGCGATGTGGAGCTTGAGGAGAAACTCCTCCAGGCCGCCTACAAGCTCGGCATCGGCGCCCAGTTCGGCGGCAAGTACTTCGCCCACGACGTCCGGGTCATCCGGCTTCCGCGTCACGGCGCTTCCTGCCCCGTGGGGATGGCGGTCTCCTGTTCCGCCGACCGCAACATCAAGGCGAAGATCACCAGGGACGGCCTCTTCGTGGAAGAGCTCGACCGCAATCCGGGCCGCCTCATCCCCGAGCAGTACCGCGGCAAGCACGAGCACGGCGTCAAGATCGACCTGAACCGCCCCATGAAGGAAATCCTCGCCGAGCTCAGCAAGTACCCGGTTGCAACGCCGCTGCTCCTGAACGGTACCATCGTGGTCGGCCGCGACATCGCCCACGCCAAGTTCAAGGAGATCATCGACGCCGGCAAGCCGGTGCCCGAGTACCTGCTCAACCACCCGATCTACTACGCGGGACCGGCCAAGACCCCGGCTGGCAAGCCCTCCGGCTCCTTCGGCCCCACCACCGCCGGCCGGATGGACTCCTACGTGGATCTCCTCCAGTCCAAGGGCGCATCCATGATCATGATCGCCAAGGGGAACCGCAGCCAGCAGGTGACCGATGCCTGCCAGAAGTACGGCGGGTTCTACCTGGGCTCCATCGGCGGCCCGGCCGCGGTTCTTGCCGAGGAGAACATCAAGAAGGTCGAGTGCATCGACTTCCCCGAACTGGGGATGGAAGCGGTCTGGAAGATCGAAGTGGAAAACTTCCCGGCCTTCATCCTTGTGGACGACAAGGGGAACGACTTCTTCAAGCAACTGGGTCTGTAA